A window of the Gossypium hirsutum isolate 1008001.06 chromosome A05, Gossypium_hirsutum_v2.1, whole genome shotgun sequence genome harbors these coding sequences:
- the LOC121229162 gene encoding photosystem II CP47 reaction center protein-like, translating to MSTFFETFSVVLVDRDKIVRADVPFRRAESKYSVEQVGVTVEFYGGELNRVSYSDPATMKKYARRAQLGEIFELDRATLKSNGVFRSSPRGWITFGHALFSLLFFFGHIWHGARTLFRDIFAGIDPDLDAQVEF from the coding sequence ATGTCTACTTTTTTTGAAACATTTTCAGTTGTTTTGGTAGACAGAGACAAAATTGTTAGAGCGGATGTCCCTTTTAGAAGGGCAGAATCAAAGTATAGTGTCGAACAAGTAGGTGTAACTGTTGAGTTCTATGGCGGCGAACTCAATAGAGTGAGTTATAGTGATCCTGCTACTATGAAAAAATATGCTAGACGTGCTCAATTGGGTGAAATTTTTGAATTAGATCGTGCTACTTTGAAATCTAATGGTGTTTTTCGTAGCAGTCCGAGGGGTTGGATTACTTTTGGGCATGCTTTGTTTTCCTTGCTTTTCTTCTTCGGACACATTTGGCATGGTGCTAGAACCCTGTTCAGAGATATTTTTGCCGGTATTGATCCAGATTTGGATGCTCAAGTGGAATTTTGA